A genome region from Trichosurus vulpecula isolate mTriVul1 chromosome 5, mTriVul1.pri, whole genome shotgun sequence includes the following:
- the LOC118850832 gene encoding E3 ubiquitin-protein ligase TRIM11-like — translation MAAILEKLQEFQREITCSICRSYFFQPVTICCGHSFCRSCLSQIWTLGATAFSCPECRQVSPVKELPGVNGILAQLTDMGKELCSLHLQSTEGQRECAKHQKAFKLFCEDDQTPLCVRCSQSPGHGAHKLSPVEEAAHEHRKKLQHLWSHLEKHFHEAEELLDQEERPTVDWQWMVAGEFNRLHQFLMEEESRCIGRIKEEERASQDRLSQHRQALQDLTLVLQEAGHQPNLDLLHDVKQLLEMSESVLSQRAKAVFPQLREYPISGVIEMLRRFRVDITMDPAAANPFVTVSEDRKSVKAGEGWQVETKHPELAVGNYVLAEQAFSSGRHYWEVDVTQLPQWILGISNPSLRRKKKRKTEPWASAFLLRRVRKEEDYFLQTYPGSLDHRVKGPVPRVGVYLEHSYGILAFYNVLQHSLIYRFHAILFTEPVTPIFFPGPPIPGMKGLLGNRELPDGDVASAAAALAAAKAAAAADSEDEEDEKA, via the exons ATGGCTGCTATTttggaaaagctgcaggagtttCAGAGGGAAATCACCTGTAGCATCTGTAGGAGCTACTTCTTTCAGCCAGTCACCATCTGCTGTGGGCACAGCTTTTGCAGATCATGTCTCTCCCAGATCTGGACACTTGGAGCTACAGCTTTCTCTTGCCCTGAATGCAGGCAAGTGTCCCCAGTCAAAGAATTGCCAGGAGTCAATGGGATCCTAGCACAGCTGACCGACATGGGCAAAGAGCTCTGCTCCCTGCATTTGCAGAGTACTGAAGGACAGAGAGAGTGTGCCAAGCACCAGAAAGCGTTCAAGCTCTTTTGTGAAGATGACCAGACACCACTGTGTGTGAGATGTTCCCAAAGCCCAGGGCATGGGGCTCACAAACTGTCTCCTGTAGAAGAGGCTGCTCACGAGCACAGAAAGAAGCTGCAGCACCTTTGGAGCCACCTGGAGAAGCATTTCCACGAAGCTGAGGAACTTCTTGATCAGGAGGAGAGACCCACTGTTGACTGGCAGTGGATGGTGGCAGGAGAATTTAACAGGCTGCACCAGTTCCTGATGGAGGAAGAATCCCGCTGTATTGGAAGGatcaaggaagaggaaagggcaaGCCAGGACAGACTATCCCAGCATAGGCAAGCCCTCCAGGATCTCACGCTAGTTCTGCAGGAAGCAGGCCACCAACCCAATTTGGATCTGCTACACGATGTCAAGCAGTTGCTGGAAATGAGTGAGTCAGTGCTGTCCCAAAGGGCCAAGGCTGTCTTCCCACAGCTGAGAGAATATCCCATCTCTGGCGTGATCGAGATGCTCAGAAGATTCAGAGTGGACATCACAATGGATCCCGCAGCAGCCAATCCCTTTGTGACCGTTTCTGAGGATCGGAAGAGTGTGAAGGCTGGAGAAGGCTGGCAGGTGGAGACCAAGCACCCTGAGCTTGCCGTTGGCAACTATGTCTTGGCTGAGCAGGCTTTCAGCTCAGGCAGACACTACTGGGAGGTGGATGTGACTCAACTACCTCAGTGGATACTGGGGATCTCTAACCCCTctctgaggaggaaaaagaagaggaagaccgAGCCCTGGGCCTCTGCATTCCTGCTTCGCCGTGTCAGGAAAGAAGAGGATTACTTTTTACAAACCTATCCCGGATCGTTGGACCATCGAGTGAAAGGCCCTGTGCCCAGGGTCGGGGTGTACCTGGAACACTCTTATGGCATTCTGGCCTTTTACAATGTCCTGCAGCACTCCCTCATTTATAGGTTCCACGCCATTCTCTTCACAGAGCCCGTCACACCCATCTTTTTCCCCGGCCCCCCCATTCCAGGAATGAAG GGGCTCCTTGGAAACAGGGAGTTACCTGATGGAGAtgttgcttctgctgctgctgctttggcTGCTGctaaggctgctgctgctgctgactctGAGGATGAAGAGGATGAGAAAGCTTGA
- the LOC118850831 gene encoding tripartite motif-containing protein 43-like produces MAAVLEKVQELQKEITCSMCRSYFSEPVTIWCGHSFCRACLSQSWILGARAFFCPECRQVNPVKEFPVNNILAQLTDTGKELCFLHLQSTEGQSHCGRHQKVLKLFCEDDQTPLCVRCSQSPGHGAHKVSPVEEAAHKCRKKLQHIQSHLGKHLEEAEELLNQRKRPAVDWYWMIEGEYNKLHHFLKKAERQCLEKIMEDKRASQDRLSQHRQALLDLMLALQEADHQPNLDLLQDVKQLLVRTESMLPQRINVDVPELREYPIPGMIEMLRQFRVDITMDPTVDNPFVTVSEDLKSVKAADVWQVETEHPDDTVHHYVFAEQAFSSGRHYWEVDVAQLPQWTLGIHTLHLRRRWGWYVDSSVSVFLLCCVKNEEDYYLKTYPGSLNHRVRSPVPRVGVYLEYSSGTLAFYNVLQQSIIYRFYLIQFTVPVTPIFSPGPPLPGSKAGPMTLCPMDSPLCACCNAYL; encoded by the coding sequence ATGGCTGCTGTTTTGGAAAAGGTGCAGGAGCTTCAGAAGGAAATCACCTGTAGCATGTGTAGGAGCTACTTCTCTGAGCCAGTCACCATCTGGTGTGGGCACAGCTTTTGCAGAGCATGTCTCTCCCAGAGCTGGATACTTGGAGCTAGAGCTTTCTTTTGCCCTGAATGCAGGCAAGTGAACCCAGTCAAAGAATTCCCAGTCAATAACATCCTAGCACAACTGACTGACACGGGCAAAGAGCTCTGCTTCCTGCATTTGCAGAGTACTGAAGGACAGAGCCACTGTGGCAGGCACCAGAAAGTGCTGAAGCTCTTTTGTGAAGATGACCAGACACCACTGTGTGTGAGATGTTCCCAAAGCCCAGGGCATGGGGCTCACAAAGTGTCTCCTGTAGAAGAGGCTGCTCACAAGTGCAGGAAGAAGCTGCAGCACATTCAGAGCCACTTGGGGAAGCATTTGGAGGAAGCTGAGGAGCTTCTTAACCAGAGGAAGAGACCTGCAGTTGACTGGTACTGGATGATCGAAGGAGAATATAACAAGCTACACCACTTCCTGAAGAAGGCAGAACGTCAATGTCTTGAAAAGATAATGGAAGACAAAAGGGCAAGCCAGGACAGACTATCCCAGCATAGGCAAGCCCTCCTGGACCTCATGCTAGCTCTGCAGGAAGCTGACCACCAACCCAATTTGGATCTGCTACAGGATGTCAAGCAGTTGCTGGTAAGGACTGAGTCAATGCTGCCCCAAAGGATCAATGTTGACGTCCCAGAGCTGAGAGAATACCCCATCCCTGGCATGATCGAGATGCTCAGACAATTCAGAGTGGACATTACAATGGATCCCACAGTAGACAATCCCTTTGTGACTGTTTCTGAGGATCTGAAGAGTGTGAAGGCTGCAGACGTCTGGCAGGTGGAGACCGAGCACCCTGATGACACTGTCCACCATTATGTCTTTGCTGAGCAGGCCTTCAGTTCAGGCAGACATTACTGGGAGGTAGATGTGGCTCAACTACCTCAGTGGACACTGGGGATCCATACCCTGCATTTGAGGAGAAGGTGGGGTTGGTATGTGGACTCCTCTGTTTCTGTGTTCCTGCTTTGTTGTGTCAAGAATGAAGAGGATTACTATTTAAAAACATATCCTGGATCATTGAACCATCGAGTGAGAAGCCCTGTGCCCAGGGTCGGGGTGTACCTGGAGTATTCTTCTGGCACTCTTGCCTTTTACAATGTCCTCCAGCAGTCGATCATTTATAGGTTCTACCTCATTCAATTCACAGTGCCCGTCACACCCATCTTTTCTCCTGGCCCTCCACTTCCAGGATCAAAGGCTGGTCCCATGACTCTCTGTCCAATGGACTCTCCTCTTTGTGCTTGCTGCAATGCTTATCTTTGA
- the LOC118850830 gene encoding tripartite motif-containing protein 43-like: MAAVLEKLQEFQREITCSICRSYFSEPVTVWCGHSFCRACLSQSWTLGATAFSCPECRQVSPVRKFPGVNGLLAQLTDMGKELCFLHLQSAEGQSHCGRHRKVFKLFCEDDHAPLCVGCSQSPEHGAHKLSPVEEAAQKSRKKLQHIRSDLQKRFDEAEELLAQEERLVDDWNWVIAGAYTKLHQFLREEESQCLERIVEEERASQDSLSQHRQALQDLMLVLQEAGHQPNMDLLQEVKQLLGRSESVLSQRAKVVSPELREYPIPGMIKMLRRFRVDITLNPTSDNPFVTVSEDLKSVKAAEGWQVETKHDSDDFVYHYVFAEQAFSSGRQYWEVDVTQLPQWTLGIHTPFLRKRRGRNVDSSPPVFLLCCVKKEEDYYLQTYPGSLNHRIKVRVPRVGIYLEYTPGTLAFYNVLQRSLIYRFYPIPFTDPITPIFCPGPPLPGSKAGPMTGLLELPDEDDASAAAPDNYEHEDTA, translated from the exons ATGGCTGCTGTTTTGGAAAAGCTACAGGAGTTTCAGAGGGAAATCACCTGTAGCATCTGTAGGAGCTACTTCTCTGAGCCAGTCACCGTCTGGTGTGGGCACAGCTTTTGCAGAGCATGTCTCTCTCAGAGCTGGACACTTGGAGCTACAGCTTTCTCTTGCCCTGAATGCAGGCAAGTGTCCCCAGTCAGAAAATTCCCAGGAGTCAATGGGCTCCTAGCACAGCTGACTGACATGGGCAAAGAGCTCTGCTTCCTGCATTTGCAGAGTGCTGAAGGACAGAGCCACTGTGGCAGGCACCGGAAGGTGTTCAAGCTCTTTTGTGAAGATGACCATGCACCACTATGTGTGGGATGTTCCCAAAGCCCAGAGCATGGGGCTCACAAACTGTCTCCTGTAGAAGAGGCTGCTCAGAAGAGCAGGAAGAAACTCCAGCACATTCGCAGTGACTTGCAGAAGCGTTTTGATGAAGCTGAGGAACTTCTTGCTCAGGAGGAGAGACTTGTTGATGACTGGAACTGGGTGATCGCAGGAGCATATACCAAGCTGCACCAGTTCCTGAGAGAGGAAGAATCCCAATGTCTTGAAAGGATAGTGGAAGAGGAAAGGGCAAGCCAAGACAGCCTATCCCAGCATAGGCAAGCCCTCCAGGACCTCATGCTAGTTCTGCAGGAAGCAGGCCACCAACCCAATATGGATCTGCTACAGGAAGTCAAGCAGTTGCTGGGAAGGAGTGAGTCAGTGCTGTCCCAAAGGGCCAAGGTTGTcagcccagagctgagagaataCCCCATCCCTGGCATGATCAAGATGCTCAGACGATTCAGAGTGGACATCACATTGAACCCCACATCAGACAATCCCTTTGTGACTGTTTCTGAGGATCTGAAGAGTGTGAAGGCTGCAGAAGGCTGGCAGGTGGAGACCAAGCATGACTCTGATGACTTTGTTTACCATTATGTCTTTGCTGAGCAGGCCTTCAGCTCAGGCAGACAGTACTGGGAGGTGGATGTGACTCAACTACCTCAGTGGACACTGGGGATTCATACACCATTCCTGAGGAAAAGGAGGGGCAGGAATGTGGACTCCTCTCCTCCTGTGTTCCTGCTTTGCTGTGTTAAGAAGGAAGAGGATTACTATTTACAAACCTATCCCGGATCATTGAACCATCGAATTAAAGTCCGTGTGCCCAGGGTCGGGATATACCTAGAATATACCCCTGGCACTCTTGCCTTTTACAATGTCCTCCAACGCTCCCTCATTTATAGGTTCTACCCCATTCCCTTCACAGATCCCATCACACCCATCTTTTGTCCTGGTCCCCCACTTCCAGGATCAAAGGCTGGTCCCATGACT GGGCTTCTGGAATTGCCTGATGAAGATgatgcttctgctgctgctcctgATAACTATGAGCATGAAGATACTGCTTGA